The window tgaaagaaaaaacacccttgtcacacgacgttgtgtgctttcatatgcttgatttcgagacctcaaattctaaacttgaggtctcgaaatcaaattcgtggaaaatttcttctttctcgaaaactatggtacttcagagggagccgcttctcattatgttataccatcaacctctccccattattcgaataccaagtaaggtttcatgctaataattattttgagtaattaccaatagtgtccactgcctttaaccttcaGGAATTGATCAATTCAAATTAAGACATGTTATTTTAGACTGCTATGTTGACATTACTTTATTAATGTTAAGAACGCCCTTGGAATAAGCTATTATTGACTTGAGAACAGACTTGTCTGCAAACATATTTTGATATCAGACTTGATTTCAAAGGAAAGAGACTTATACTGCAAGCATGGCACAATTTGGACCCCAACTTTGATTATCCAATTACCCTTATAGTCCGCTGTGCTTGACCAGCCTGTCATTACACTCTCAAAATGTCACCTAAGAAAGCCCATAATATTCTGCTTCTACGACTACATGCATGTATATTCTTTCAGCCGAACATTATTTCTTCAAAAATCCATCGACCAGCCATGCATTATTAACAAAtgagttaaagatgctatgtcggatttttggccccaaacatttaaaaaatagattcttttaagtgaatggtatttcaaagagtatcacccgctctaacgaaaaacattttaacttttacttttgatggtcaggaaccatgacaaaaaaattaaaacgtttgttataaaacacataagaattggtcacgtgatataataactgtcgggatcccgacaaaaactaattttgagcactttatttcactgctactaataattggcggactttttcgagcaatggctcaaatgaaagcttgtaactttctcgaccccatcaaaatacctattgaattttaaatcaaagttttggggtcaaatcggccaaaaatctgacatagcatctttaacattaTTGGCGCTCTATCTCTCTCTCAATCGCTGTAGTTCTCATCCAATACAGGATTCTGCCTTTGCATTATTGACAACGTAGAACCCATAGGACAGGGGTGGTAGAACTAGCTGACGCCCTCCTTTGAGTCGAACATGTTTTATTTCCGGTAATGTCCTGTCATCGACCATCGCCAACAAGTTGTTATTCAGCTCTATTTGTCTGCAAAATAAACACAGCAAAATGAATTACTTAAAATTGtttcttaaagggtctatgtaacttttgtaggacaaaaatcccaatgtccacagatttacactaaacttacacagtttgaagataatgatagtagaaagcttccctgaaaatagtacgtgctgaggtgctgtagttttggggaaatgagtaaaacaatgtcatgaaaattattttaatcatttacaaacgtattttcatgacattgctttactcatttctcaaaaactacagcgcctcagtaagtgatatttgaagggaagctttccactatcattatcttcaaaccctgaaagtttaatgtaaatctatggacattttgaaaaagtacccaaatcctttaaattaaTTGCCTTTAATAACATGAGGTAATCGCGTAGTCACATGAccggaaggccacttcaaggtggggGACGGCCATAGACTTGACTGAATTGCGCTGCCAACCAacatcaactgtcaccagggacacgttgccaGCTTAACCCACATGGTTGaaacagtctgtaaggatgtatgCATCATCCATTAGGAGCCTGTTGTGAGCAGAATGCAGTACCTTCCAAAACTGTTATGAAGCAATTTTAAAGTGTATTGCTCAAGTTATAACCGGGATTCAACCCGACACTTTGCTGCTCTGACCataccagagcttgggtccggtgaaccaGACCGCTCGGTGCATTACGCAATATTGGCAACTACGAACTAAATGAACGTCTTAATAAATTTTTGATTTGGCTAAATAAACATTTGTTAAAtcattgcagtacccgctgctataacataggattcaaactgcctctagctaccgggaaatctcggtggtctagttggtaagacactgctgtagaattgcaaaggtcttgggttcaattCCATCCCACTCGGGTAATACACCTGTGATGCatccacagagctcgggaaaatACCGAGTTAcattgcttacacacatcggtgtaaggttaaaaccaagttaatatgaaaaaaataataaaaaatggacGTCGTCAACTTGTTGCTGCTGCATTTTACTTACAATGACGTCATGCCCAACGGCCCATGCGGCGTTAGTAAATACTGATCCACGTCTTGTCCATAGAGCTCTTGAAGGAGCGTGATGTTCGCCGAGTGGCCCTTATGCAAATTCATGACGATCAGGGTCACTGCGCCTGCGTCGTAGCCACTTTTTCTTATGATGATTAATtgaagaaacaaataataatgaataaaataaaaagtagtaTAATATGTTAATATTAATTCGGAATCATATGCATGCAAACGTGGGCCGTTTtgactgtacatgtaatacaaaaGTCGGGTGGACGTAAGCACAGGTATACATGGGTTTGTATGGCCTTCCCTCTGAGGACATTTTTCAATAGAGACaataggtcctcactagtcggttctttgttgttttcatgggtcctcactagtcatttgtgtacaaaaccaatagggattgcttcaatacatGAACAACAGAAAGAACAATAGGTGTCCTCTAATGTAATGGTCAAACACGTGTGCATCATTGTGtgttattcttttgtttttcctgtgtCCCCGCACTGAACGGTATCCCAATATAGTTTGTACACACATGTCCTTGTGGAGCACCAGTCTTTTTAAATTCCGTcatggagtccttttatttcCCCTTTCTTGTTCTGTCCTTGGTCTAACTCCTAGGTATACAATGAGCCCATTACTTACTCTGTTGATGTACAGTGTGCATACACACGCACAATGCGATCATCTTTACTCGAGTTTGTGTTGACTACATTTGCTTCAAGTACTGTGGTGTTGACTAGACGCTTGTAGATGTAAGCGGACCAATAAGTCTGTAAAAAGGTGTCGGAAATAAGTGCAATTTAGAACGAACCCCGTGCAAAATGCAAATAATGCTAAGTCCTACAGCAGGGCCAAATTTcgtagcgctgcttaacggtaagcaaatttgcgtgcttactgtagcagaaaaattcgCTTAAGCCTtggcgtatttcacaggttagcagaacaattgggcggccatattgcgtgtttaccgcggatttgcattgtgacgtcatttattttcgtgcggtaagcaccagaaggttagcatgccttttcgtgtgcttacggttagcagcgatatgaaatagaaattgcaaagtaagcacaaaatctgccgctaagcagcgctatgaaattgggccctgagctcATGCCTACCGGTTTGGGGTCGAGGTTGTCGAGATCCAGCATCGTGTAATCACTGCCGTACAGGGCAGCACGCATGACGACATCGAGCCCCATCTTAGCACTCATCCCAAGCTTATCTAGGAGCCTAGACAAAAAGAAAGGAGTTATCCTATAATAAGAtgccattttaaaggcagtggacactattggtaattactcaaaatatttataagcataaaacctcacttggtaacgagtaatggggaaaggttgatagtataaaacactgagagaaacagctccttctgaagtgacatagttttcgagaaagaagtaattttccacaaatttgatttcgagacctcaagtttaggttttgaggtctcgaaatcaagcatctgacagcacacaacttcgtgtgaaaagggtgtttttttctcgtttcattattatctcgcaactccgacaaccaatcgggctcaaatttgcacaggtttgttattttatgcataattatgttgagttacaccaagtaagaatactggtctttgaccaatagtgtccagtgtctttaagcacgaAACCAGGATTAGGTCAGTCAAGCTCAAGGATAAACAATACCTACCCACTCcctggcccaacttcataaaagTATGAAGTTGGACCAGGGAGTGGGTTGCTTTTTTACTGTAAGATATCCATTTTATAtcactgctaaccgtaagcactcGAAAAGGCATACTAACTCcctggtccaatttcatagcgctgcttaacggtaagaaAACATCAGAACaaattgctaaggtgcaagcgtatttcacaggttagcagcagaattaggcggccatattgcgcgtttaccatggatttgcattgtgacgtcatatatTTTCGTGCGGTATTAAGCACTGGATGTTTAGCATGCcttttgtgcttacggttagcagctcTCTGAATTGGAAATTGCacaataagcacaaaatcggcccctaagcagcgctatgaaattgcgCTATTGAAACTGTTTTGATACATAAGCAAGGAAAATCTGCGTACTATTAGGCAGTGCTATGAAATCGGGGCCTGCTTACATAAATCCTGCAACGTATCTGTCAGATAGATTTTTGGCTCCTCCATTGTAGGCACTGCCCGTTTCTCCCAGCATCGGTTTAGCTTCTTTCCCATAGTACTTGTCAACCGTAGATTTAATTAGGTTGATTTCACCCGGAAGAACATCAAGTACTTCCGGGTCAATGAAGTCATCCAAGGTAGCAGTGCTGCCATCGAGGTAATAGCAGTGAAAGGTCGTACCGTTCGTTGCGTTAGTTGCCGCAACAAATCTATTCATAAAAACATACGATTATTTTAGACGATAAAATAAGCATATAAAAATTTCAACATtaagttgtacccgcaagtttttTATTTGGAGTTTCTTCTTAtctcttcacaccatgcaaagcttcaaacaatagtCAGTTTCCCTACGGGTTTATACTTGATATTttggtatttgaaaaaaatcgcGTCTCTTTATAAGGTGTTCTCcaggctgccgcttcccaggttgttaTCGTAATATTCTatcaattatgttgagtaattaccaatagtgtccagtgcctttatgtaGAGCACCATTATTTTCAAACCGTGTAATTTTGTAGACgattgtgttgtacaaaaagtacacaaataaccctttaaaggcagtggacactatattggtctggttttttttaaataattgctagcataaaacctcacttggtaacgagtaatggagagcagttggtagtgtaagacattgtgagaaacaactccctctgaagtgacgttattttcgacgaatttgatttcgagacctcagagtagATTTTGAggatcccgaaatcaagcatctgaaagcacacaatttcgtatgacaagggtgttctttcttccgttattatctcgcaacttcgacgaccaattgagattaaattttcacaggcatgttattttgtttgttgtgatacaccaagtgagaagactggtctttgacatttaccattagtctccagtgtctttaaagaaaaccGACCGGAAAGAAGGGGATTACCAATAAAATGACCGATTTGGAACCAAACTTCACTAAACACAAAACTGAACATGTATCATAACAACGTTGAACCTTTCCAGAAAAATTGTTGTAACTATGGCTCCTCTGATGTTTATATCTGGACCAAAAATGACGGCGTTGCGATAGTTGGATCTCTTGTTGAAGATGGTTCTTAAGACGTTGAAGTCCTGGCCAATCTGTTCTCCGGATAGACTGATGTTTGCGTGACTTAGGTAGCTGTTGGGTTCTttgatatcaaataaaaaacgaGGAGAACAAAACtgattattttttagtttgagtTGAatgcactggggtcgatttctcaaagagttagaACTTACTAGTCCTataactaaggactagtcctaggagatatttaaaaattaaagctagtcctaagttaggatgagtaagtcgtcctaactcaacataagacaagtcttaaaggccatggacactaatggtaattactcaaaataatcattagcataaaaccttacttggtagcgagtaatggggagaggttggtagtataaaacattgtgagaaacggctccctctgaagtggagtagttttcaagaaagaagtaattttccacgaatttgatttcgagacctcaagtttagaatttgaggtctcgaaaccaatcatctaaacgcacacaacttcgtgtgacaagggtgttttttctttcatagttatctcgcaactccgatgaccaatcgagttttgacatttaccagtagtgtccactggctttaactctttgtgaaatccacccctggacacgcttagtaattactcaaaatattagcataacCGACAactgaccaatgggagacttctgggacgatagagggcagcagacttaccgggtaaatccattgttctcagaattatgcgcatgttcagaaatacgtcaacaatggaaatttacccggtatgtctgctgccacctagcgttggaaagtctcctattggtcgaACAACGGAGAGCCGTTGATATTATAAAgatttgtgagaaacgactccttttgtagtaacgtattttttttagGAAGCGGTAGTTCtcaccaaaattaatacttgAATGAGAAAGACACGTCAGGCCCTTAAGCCTTTccaaggcatctaaaagcatacACATTGTGTATCAAGGGTAattttctatcattattttcttgcaacttcgatgaccaattgagccaaaattttcacaggtttgttatttttatgcacatgttgcgATCgcatactggcctttgacaatattatcaaATGGGGCCGTGTCGTCCTAATCAAGGCATGGTGTCGTCCTAATCAAGGCATGTCTGTTTACGTTGAATTGTGAACACTCACCATCAGTTATTGCACGTGCGCATCCGTCCCTCCGTTTTCACAACATGAGCTTTCCCTTATGCATTTTAATTTTagggtgtgcattttttacaaCATGGCTATGGTCacgtcacacaaggcaattcgCAGGCAACCAGTTCTTGTCAATTTCCAAGAAGAAAACCCATTAAAATTTTCAATGTCCgcaaatttgaacaaaaattaatgacccaTGCGCCATACCAAAGTGGtcttgtagcatgcactgcagtcgGTTGCCTGTGCAACTTGCCTCGTGTGGCAAGGCCCGTAGGGACGTCAGAGAGCCAGACCTAAACTCATACCGTTCCCTAATTCCCATGCAGGCACATCGTACGTGTTGAAGTCTAGGAGCTTCTCCGTGTTAGTCGGGTCCCATTGTCCATCCTCTGTACGTTTCAACTGGTTGAGGGCGTAGACGAGGTGCAAACCAGTAGCCAAACAAAAGTCATTCAGTCTAATCCAATCCTGTGCTACGCATTAATTTGGGGGAAACAAATTGCATAGATCAATGAATAATATTGACACAAAATTACAGGATTTCTGAAAGTAAGTGTAGAGACAAATTTAATGGTTTCCAATTCTTCtgcaaaatatatatatatatgttctGCGACTTCATTTGTGGTAATGCCTATATTATAACAATCAAAGTCGATACTattacaaagaaaacaacacaattgCAAAAGGGGCGATTCAACATTAAATAAAACagtaatattttatttcaagttGTATAATAACACTAAATCTCTATGCTGGCTTTCTAATATAAAACTTACGACATAAAATTGTCTGTTTATGATGATTGCGTTTGGCTACTTCTTCTTTGCATGGATTTTGGAAGGTGACGAAGTCGGAACTCGTGCCACCAACACGTAGGTAAGCTGGTGCCAGTCCCCTCATCAGAGTCTGCAACTTGGTTGAGCTAATAAGGGGATAAACATTTATACGTTACGTGCAAGAATTGTacaaaaggcagtggacactattggtaagtactccaaataattgttggcatagaaccttacttggtaacgagttatggggagaggttgatggtataaaacattgtgagaaacagctccctctgaagtaccgtggatttcgagcaagaagtaattttccacgaatttgatttcgagaccacacatttagaatatgaggtctcaaaatcaagcatctgaaagttgacgaatgttgacgtcacaaattcgcagcgTAAAGTTCGCAGAAGTTGCCCTccgctcaactcacttgcgaatatcgctgcgaaaggagggttgtgacgtcaaattcacgtcaaattcgcttcgcattcgcatgaagtatgaaccgggcttagcATGGGCTAAGGAGGAtcattcaaaagagggcgctagcagaagaagtttgtacacagtttgcgggggaccgaatctccggggggggggggggacacatagaatctcctgccacaccgatGCCATTTGAAGAGAAATATGCATCCGGAGATGTTTCTCCCCTGATGGGAGgtttggccaaaaaaaaaagcgCTGAAGGAAGTATAGTTAATACAGTGGTATAATTATtatgtgatttgaggcattgcacggtcAATATGTATATCCCTAcctgccaggtagattttgttctttagagaactgtcttgctatatattatATCTACCGCATAGAAGGTTTTTTATGGATTTCGATAAGTAGTTTgccgtggggggggggggggttggggggggggggggtcattctCTCGCCACACCATGAAGACTATAGAAGACGAGGAGAGGCAATTCAATTGATAGTTTAACCACTAATTTGAAAAAGAATTATAACCAAAGTTCATAATGCCGTTTGCCATTTtccattttcaggcaaaatgttGAGGATTTTTACCTGAAGTTGAAGTTTGTCTTATTGAAGATGGCACTCTCGACGTTGTGGGACAAAAATCTTGTATCCGTCTTGAAGATCGGCAATTTTAAACTTACGTTGACCTTATAATCTAGAACTCTGGTCGACAAATCGGGGATCTCGTTTATTCCTAGCATAGGCCTACGAGAGAAAAGAATAATTGTTTAATATAAATGATTACAAACTATCCCTTAGTTTGATGTTAAACCCGAATTCAGTATTATGAACTTGAAcaataattatacaaacaagaacaaaacaaactttgcaacttttataaaaaaaaaacaattaacttaTCTGCTCCAAATTAGGAAAACCGACAACCGAAGTCAGATTTTACTGACTCTATTCAGCTTATTCAGCTAGGTATAGTCAATGACAAACTTCAACAAGAATCCGTCAGCATGAAGCGTTCTCAAGCGAACACATTACCTTCGTGAGTCACTTGTACAAAGAGGGACGAAGGAGCTGGATTTGATGCTCAGATTCTCCCTTTTCCTTTTACCAACATTATAATACCATAGGGACGTCCATGAAGCTATTGGATTAATATGAGTTAGTTCTTACCCTTCGTGTTGTCTGAAGCCTGTTACGTCAACCTTGGGGAGCAAGAAGACGGCTTGAGCGAAGACTAAGACCAGGAAGGTGGTGACATGACGTAACATGATGATGCCAAGCAatcctggtaaaaaaaatacagatttGATTGTCGTTAATAAACACTATTTCGTCTTGTGATCAGGGAAACCTAGATCGAAGCATtactaaaggaacacgttgccttggatcggacgagttggtctataaaaaatacgttttaaccgtttgttataaaataatgcaatggttggaaagatgttgtaaaagtagaatacaatgatccacaaaaatgtgcctcgaatttgcgtggttttacctttactttgcaaactaacacggtcggccatttacgggagtcaaaaatttgactcccataaatggccgacttgactcccataaatggccgaccgtgttagtcgacgaggtaaaaagaaaaccacgcaatttcgaagcatgtttgtgtggatcattgtacatgtattctacttttacaacatctttctacccatatgcattttataacaaacggttacaaacgcttttcaaaggccaactcgaccgatcgaAGGCCACGTATACAGACCCTTGTCACGATTGGGTGGTTTTTCAAGGTTTGGTGTATAGGCCTAATAGGTGTAGTGGTGTGTACACACATCACCAATAAAACTGTGTAAATCAAAATGGGATTCGATTGAATTCAAATAAACTAGCCACATGAAAACAACAATATGCAAACAGATTCAATGGTTCATATTTAACAGAAATTCAATGTGCTGCTGATGTTCTTCCTCGATAAGTTATTATACAGTGATTGTTTCGGGAGTCTCTGCAactcttcattttat of the Asterias rubens chromosome 3, eAstRub1.3, whole genome shotgun sequence genome contains:
- the LOC117288584 gene encoding heparanase-like gives rise to the protein MLRHVTTFLVLVFAQAVFLLPKVDVTGFRQHEGPMLGINEIPDLSTRVLDYKVNVSLKLPIFKTDTRFLSHNVESAIFNKTNFNFSSTKLQTLMRGLAPAYLRVGGTSSDFVTFQNPCKEEVAKRNHHKQTILCPQDWIRLNDFCLATGLHLVYALNQLKRTEDGQWDPTNTEKLLDFNTYDVPAWELGNEPNSYLSHANISLSGEQIGQDFNVLRTIFNKRSNYRNAVIFGPDINIRGAIVTTIFLERFVAATNATNGTTFHCYYLDGSTATLDDFIDPEVLDVLPGEINLIKSTVDKYYGKEAKPMLGETGSAYNGGAKNLSDRYVAGFMLLDKLGMSAKMGLDVVMRAALYGSDYTMLDLDNLDPKPTYWSAYIYKRLVNTTVLEANVVNTNSSKDDRIVRVYAHCTSTEKSGYDAGAVTLIVMNLHKGHSANITLLQELYGQDVDQYLLTPHGPLGMTSLQIELNNNLLAMVDDRTLPEIKHVRLKGGRQLVLPPLSYGFYVVNNAKAESCIG